Within Verrucomicrobiia bacterium, the genomic segment GATGAAGCAGCCTGGAAAAAAAATCGCCGCGGGGTTTTCGTTTTATTGTCACCACAGCAACCCGTTTCTGCTGCACCTGCACAACCGTAGAATTTCAATTGCGCCCGCCCCGCGGGGCTTTCGCGCTTCACATTAACAAATCATTATGAAGCTCACCCGGTTCGCCAGTTTTCTTGCCTGCGCCGCATTGCTCTCTCTCATTTCCACCGGCTGCAAACATCATCCACCAGGAATCACGCCCCTGCCCGGAGAGGGAGTAACGGGCCAAAATCCGGGAGTGGGCCCTGGAGGAACGCTCGAGGCGCCCGGCAGCACTGACACTTCATCGGGAATCCCTTCCAACCCAGCCGGCGCTCACGATGGCTGGACACCGAACGCAGAGGTTTTCCAGGCCGACACGGTCCATTTCGCCTTTGACAGTTCCGTCATCCGCCCTGAGGACAGCCCGAAGCTTGCGGCTGTGGCCGATTACTTAAAAGCCAATCCTTCCGCAGCGGCTAAAATTGAGGGGCATTGCGATGAACGCGGCACCGAGGAGTATAATCGGGCGCTGGGCGAACGCCGGGCCCTGGCACTGCGCGAGGAGTTGGTCCGCCTGGGCATCGACCCCACCCGGGTCGATACAATCAGCTACGGCAAAGATCGCCCGGAAGACCCCGGCCACAACGAAGCCGCCTGGAGCAAGAATCGCCGCGGAGTCTTTATTCTGCTGACTCCGCCCAAGGGGACATAACATAAGTGTAATCGGTTAGTGACGGCGGGCGCTGCCGCCTGAAGGCGGCGTTCCGCACCGTCCGGAACGCCGGCTTCAGCCGGCGGCCTCGTCGTCACTGAGGCATTACACATAAGTACATAAGTTTTTTTTAGAGCTTTACTATTATTCTGCTCAGGCTTAAGGTTATTACAGCATGGTTTGCTCTAGTATGAATCTAATGTTTGGCATCTTCAATCTCGGCGGTGGCGAGATCATCCTCATCCTCGCCCTGGTTTTAATCCTGTTTGGCGCCAAGAAGCTGCCTGAGTTGGCAAAGGGGCTGGGAACCGGCATCAAAGAATTCAAGAAGGCCACTCGCGAGGTGACCGACGAGGTCTCGCACGCAATGGACGAGCCACCGCCTTCGCCCTCAAGACGCCTCCCCAGCGCCCCCGAAGCAACTTCCCAGACGACCGAGGCTGAACCGTCCCATACCGTTCCTCAATCTACCTCGAGTCCGAAGGCCTGAGTCGCTGAGCGGTTCTAGCCATGGTTGATGAACCCGAAGCGGAACTCCTAGACCAAGAGGAGCAAGAGGGCGGCCCAGTCAAATCGTTTCTCGAGCATCTCGAGGACCTCCGCTGGGTCTTGATCAAAAGTCTCGTCGCCGGCTGTGTGGCCATGCTGGGATGTCTGCTGGCCGGCAATTATGTCCTCGATGTCCTGAAATGGCCCTTGCACCGGGCCCCTGTTCCGCATCACGGCAAAACCCAAACTGTCCGCTTCACTTTCGGCAACAACCAGCTCGGCAGTCCGTTCCACCTCAGCACCAACGAACCGTTTGCCTCTCTGCTTGGCACCAATGCCTTTGTCCGCTTGGAGCTTGCTCCGGTCGTTCAGGGAACAAATTTCGTACTGGCGGTAGTTCCGCATCCGGAACCCGAAGAGGCCGTCCAGGAACGCTTGCCAATCGAGATTATTAACCTCAGCCCTGCCGGTTCGTTTATTGTCGCCACCAAAGTCGCTTTTTATGGCGGGATGGTGATTGCCGCCCCGTTCATTTTCTATTTTGTCTCTTCATTCGTTTTCCCGGCGCTCAAGATGCGCGAGAGAAAGTATGTCTATCGCGGCCTGTTTTTTGGCGTGGGCCTCTTTTTAACCGGCATACTCTTCTGCTATTTCGTTCTGATGCCGGTGGCGCTGGCCGCTTCGGCCCAATACGCGCAGTGGCTCGGCCTGGGCGTCAACCAGTGGCGAGCGGAAGATTATATCGGTTTTGTGTGCAAGTTTATGCTCGGAATGGGCTTGGGTTTCGAGCTGCCCGTCGTCGTATTGACCCTGGTTAAGATCGGGGTTTTGAACTACGCCATCCTCTCCAAAGCGCGGCGCTACGTTATCATTATCAACGTCACTTTGGGCGCCCTTCTAACCACGCCCGAGGTTATTACCCAGCTTCTCATGGCCCTGCCCCTGCAACTGCTTTACGAGGTGAGCGTGTGGATTGCCTGGTACTGGGAGCGGCAGGAAAAGAAGCGGCAGGAACAGGCCGAAGCGACCGCCGCCGCCAGGGCCTGAAAACCGGGTGATTTCCGCGTATTCCGCGTATTCCGCGGTTTAATCTGTTCTCCAGAGTGGCATGAATCCTCAGGCCGCGAAATGAATGCGCTTCTGGCTATGCGTTTCAGCTCTCAACCGAGGGTCACGGCATCGGAGGCAGCACAGTTCTCTTTTATCTGCGGTTATCCGAGTTATTATTTGCGGTTTCATCACCGAAAACTCTTTACAACTTCGCAAATCCCGCGTTACTGTTTGGTCAATAAACGAAATTGCGTTTAATGAAGAAATGTTTTATGCGTAACTCACTCCCCCTCCTGGCTGGTTTGGCCCTTGTGGCTGCCTTGGCCAGCGGCTGCGCCAATACAGAAAGAAAATTCGGGCGCGGTGTTAACAACATGTTGGAAGTTGTCCGTGGCGGCGAAATGCGACGGACCATGGAACAGACGGCCATCTTCGATGGACCGGATGTGGCTTATACGACCGGCTTTTTCCGCGGGCTCAACCGGACGCTGGCGCGGACCGGGATAGGCGTTTATGAGGTGGTGACCGCTCCCATTCCTCCCTATGACCCTGTTTTCACGGATTATTTCGCCCCGGGCTCGGTGTATCCGGATAATTACACGCCCGGCTTGCTCGAAGATTCCATGTTTGCGACCGACTCAAACCTGGGCTTCAGCGGCGGGGATGTGGCGCCCATTGTCCCGGGCAGCCGCTTCCGCATCTTCGATACGCACTGAGCTGTTTGCTCGATTTCCAGGGCGCCGGCATAGTTTGTGCCGGCGCTTTTTCTTTTGCGCACACTTTGGAGGCTCTTTAGTGTGAGCCCACTTTTGAAGACGCTCGAAAAGGCATCGCCGTGCAAGGTCAACCTGCTGCTCAATATTCTTGGCAAACGCCCAGATGGCTTTCACGAGCTGGAAACGGTGCTGCACCCCGTCCGCATCTTTGACCAGTTAAGTTTTCAGCGGGGCGGGGCCGGGATTCGATTAACCTGCGCTCAGCCCGGGTTGCCGACCGATTCGCGCAACCTGGTCTATCGGGCAGCGGCTCTGTTTTTCGATGCTGCGAAAATTAATGAAGGCGTGAGCATCCGCTTGGCTAAGCAAATCCCCCTGGCGGCCGGCCTGGGTGGTGGCAGCGGGAACGCGGCAATAACTCTTCTCAGCCTCAATGAGCTCTTTGGCCATCCGCTTGCCCAGGCTGACCTGGAGCGACTCGCCGCCTCTCTTGGCTCCGACATCCCCTTCTTTCTGCAGGATAAGCCGGCACTGGGCGCCGGGCGCGGGGAAAAAGTTCAACCCCTCGATTGGTTTGTGGCCCTGCGAAGCGCGGCATTTCTCCTGGTCCATCCCGGCTTCGGCATTGCTACTGCCTGGGCTTACAAAGAACTGAGCCGGTTCCCCACCGCTCTAAACGGACGCCCCGGGCGCGCTCAGCAGTTGATATCTCTGCTGCAAGGTGAAACCCTCCAAAGCGCAGGGGCGCAGCTTTACAACTCGCTCGAAGCCCCGGCGTTGGAAAAATATCCGCTTCTGTGGCTATTCCAGGAATTCCTTCGAGGACATGGAGTGGCCGGGACCCTGATGTCGGGCAGCGGTTCCACCGTATTCGCATTAGTCCAGAGCCTGAGCGCTGCTGAGGAATTGGCGGAACAGTTTAAAACCAGGTTCGGGAGCACCTACTGGATTCGATCTGTGGCGATTTAATTCGAGGCACAGGATTGGTTGGATTCTAATGGGCACAACTACTTCGGAGCTGAGGCCGATGCGCTTGGATTGCTAAAATGAAGGCTCGTTCGGCGTCCACATCCGAATATTACCCAAGGCAAAGAGGGCGTTTCTTCGTGCCTCCGCACTCTTATCCTCGGATGCTCTCAGGAGTACGGGAATGGCCGCTTTTGCTTCAGGACCTATGTCACCCAAGACCGTCGCAACGATGGGAGTATAACGGATTTTTCGGCGCGCGCGCCAGAGTCTTTAAGACTTCAAACACTTCAGCGCCATTGCGGTTTGGTACGTGAACTGGATGCCGCGGATTGTGTGGGCGGCCAAAAAGGCATGCTCTTCAGAGGCTCGCCTTAATTCATTAATGCCGGGGTGATTGGATGCGGGCGGGCTGGCCAAGCTTTTGGCGCGCCGCATCGAGCCGCTGGTCCCAATCTGCCCAACTGGCCGCCCATTCCGGGCCGGAGAACTTTGCTCGGGCGGCGGGCAATCGCGCTTCGAGGGCCTTGAGCTCTGTGCGCGCCTCGTTGCGATTGCCCCATTTGAGATAAGTCTCGATCAGGTCGAGGCAGTTCTCAGGGAAATCGGGCGCCAGTTGAACGGCGCGTAGGAGGTGCTCGCGCGCTTTCGTCCGGCTGCCGATGCTGATAAATGAGGGCGCATCACGGTACAGCAGACCCAGGCTCCGGTCGGGGCCTGCGTGGTCGAATTTTTCGTCCAGCTCGCGGGCCCGATTCCACTCGCGCTCCATTTCATCCAGCAACTTCAGCGCGCTAAGGCCTCGAGTGCGGGCCAGTTGCCCCAGGTTCAAACCGAGGTAATAATGTCCGGCAGCGGCAGTGGGGTCCAAGGCAATGGCCTGGCGGCTGGCTGCTATTCCCTGCTCGGCCAGGTCAGCGCGCTGTGCGCTGTTGGTTGAAAAATCGGCCAGGTCAAAACAAGCGCGGGCAAAGCGCCATCCGGCTTTGGCATTACGCGGCTGGGTTTTGTACTCGGATTTCGAGTGGCGAAAGGCCTCCTGCGCCTGGCTGGCCGGGTCTCCAGCCAACGCGCCTGCCAGAGCAATAAATGAAAAAATAACGGCTACCGCCGTAGCGCCGATTGGCAATTGGCTGTGCCGCCGACTGGCAATCGGCGGCTCTGTCACTACCCTGGCCGCAAGGGCTTCCACACCCGAATTAAATGTTGCGCATAAGATAAAGCAACCTATATTTGGGCTCTGTGAGATTAAATTGGAAAATTCTGCGGCTGGCCGCTCTGGCGCTGCTGTTGGCCACGGTCGCCGGATGCGGCGGCCTGACTGCCAGCAAGAGCATTTCGCCGGCCAGTTTCTTTCTCCCGGGATTTCTCCAGGCAGACCCCCCGCCTGCCCACCCCGAGAGCACCACCCCCGCAGATGAGCCAGGTACCATGGTTGCTCAATCCTAAGACTCATTCCCAAACCAAAATTATTCTAAAATTCGCTTATGCGATTTCCACTCGCATTGACGGTGAAGATTGCCCGTCACATCATTAAGCATAAAATCCGGCGCACACCCAAGTTCGCCCTGGTGCTCCAGCTCGAACCGCTGCACACCTGCAACCTCACTTGCACCGGCTGCGGACGCATCCGCGAGTACTCGACCAGCCTCAAGGATATGATGTCCCTCGAGGACTGCCTGGCGTCTGCCCAGGAATGCAATGCCCCCATGGTCTCTATTTGCGGCGGTGAACCGCTCATTTATCCAAAGATCAAGGAACTGGTTGCCGGCCTGCTGGACCAGGGCCGCATCGTCTATGTCTGCACCAATGGCATGTTCATGCGGCGCGAACTCAGAGATTACCTCGCCGGCATCTACTCGCCTTCACTCGAACCGACCCTCAAACGGCTCCTGGACGAGAAGCTGATTTCGGACAAAGAGGCCGAAACAATTCGCAAAGGCAAACAGGATGACCGCCCGGCTATCAAACCCAGTCAATGGATGTACTGGAACGTGCATGTCGATGGCCTGGAATACACTCACGATTTAATCGTCGAGCGCGAGGGCGTTTTTAAAGAATGCGTTCAAGCCATTAAGATGGCCAAGCTGCTCGGTTACCAGGTCGCTACCAACACAACCGTCTATAAGGAAACCGACATGCGGGAGATCGAGCAGATGTTCGAGTTCTTCTCCGCTCTCGAAGTCGATGGCCATACCATTTCTCCCGGCTACGAATACGATGCCGCCAAAAAGGACATGATCAAACGCCTCGGCAAAAACCCCGAGGAATTCTTTCTCACCCGGGCGATGACGGTCGAGAAGTTCGCGAACATCCTCGACTGGGGCAAGCGCTTCACCATCTTTGGCACAACGGTGTATCAGGAGTTTCTGGCGGGCAAACGCGACTTGACATGCACCGCCTGGGCCATTCCGACACGCAATATCAAAGGCTGGAAGGCCCCCTGTTATCTCATGACCGACGGCCATTACCCGCATTACCAGGAAATGCTCGACCAGGTCGATTGGGACAAGTACGGCGTGGTCAACGGTATCGCCCGCGACCAGCGTTGCGAGAATTGCATGGTCCATTGCGGCTACGACCCAAGCGGCGCCTTGGGCACCAATTATCAGCGCGGCGATCATTGGAAGAACATCAAGTACAACTTCTCCCCCAAACCCAAGCCGTACTACCAGGGACTCAAGGTCAATGCCTTTACCGGGTTTTCTGCCGGCAAAGGCCATCTGGCCGAGGCCAAAGCGGCTGTCAAAGCGGGGCTTTCCGGGGCTAAATCCGCCTTTCAGAACAACGGCAACAACTCCGGGTCCTGCGGGAGTGGCGATACCTCGCAACGAGACGAGGTGCTGGCGAAAATGCGCGAAGGCCGGCAGGTCGAAAAGTAAGCGCCTGGCAACCCCTTTGCGGCAAAGCCTGGATTTGACGCCAACGACACTGCTGATAATCTATTGAGGAGTCCCTAAAATGAACTACATCTTTAATCTGCCGATGCTTCTCCCTCTCCCCTTCCCAAGGGGAGAGGTCCGGGGAGAGGGGTCCCTCTGTATGGTCCATTCCACGGTCCTGCCAATAAGAACCTGATTCATGAGCACACTATTCCTTTCACCTCCGTCTTTTGACGGGTTCGATGGCGGGGCCGGCTCGCGCTACCAGGCGCGGCGCGAAGTCACCAGCTTCTGGTATCCTACTTGGCTCGCCCAACCTGCCGCGTTGGTGAACGATTCGCGTCTGATGGATTGTCCTCCGCACGACATCGGAATTCAGCGCTGCCTCGATGAGGCCAGGCATTACGATCATGTTATCATCCATACCTCGACGCCCTCTCTCAAGAACGACTCCAAAGTCGCCGAGGCCATCAAGCAGAACCGCCCTGAGACCTGCATCGGCTTCGTCGGGGCCCACGCCGCCGTGCTCCCAACGGAAACCTTAAAAGCATCGAAAGCCATCGACTGGGTTGGACGCAAGGAGTTTGATTACACTTGCAAAGAAGTCGCCGAGGGCCGCCCGCTCGAAACCGTCGCCGGGCTTTCCTATCGCGATCGGGAAGGCCGTATCAAACACAACCCCGAGCGTGAGATGATCGCCGATATGGACGCCCTGCCCTGGGTGGCGGATGTTTATAAGCGGAATCTCCAAATCGAGAAGTATTTTATCGGTTATTTGCTCCATCCTTACGTGAGCCTTTACACCGGGCGCGGCTGCCCTGCCCAATGCACCTTCTGCCTTTGGCCCCAGACCATCGGCGGACACAAATATCGTGTGCGCTCGCCCCAGAATGTGGCTGACGAGATGGCTTACATGAAGCGGCTGTTTCCGCAGGTAAAGGAATTCTTTTTTGATGACGATACCTTCACGGCAAACCTGCCCAGGGCCCGCGAGATAGCCAAAAAGCTCGCGCCACTCGGTTTGACGTGGTCCTGCAACAGCCGTGCCAATCTCGATTACGACACCATTAAATCGTTTAAGGACTCCGGGCTCCGTCTGTTCCTGGTCGGTTATGAAAGCGGCAACGAAGACATCCTCACGCGCATTAAGAAGGGCGTCACCATGGACGAGATGCGCCGCTTCACCAGGTCCTGCCACAAGGCCGGCGTGGTGGTTCATGGGACGTTCATTCTGGGTTTGCCTGTCGAAACGCGCCAGTCTATCGAGAACACCATCCGCTTCGCCCAGGAACTCGATGTCTTCAGCATCCAGGTCTCTCTTGCCGCTCCTTACCCGGGCACCGAGCTGTTCGAGATGGCCCGGCAGAATGGCTGGTTCGTTAAAAAGGATAAAACCGATCTCGTCGAGACCGACGGATTCCAGCAGAGCGCCCTCGAATACCCCGGCCTCGCGAAGGATGAAATCTTTGAGGCCGTGGACCGCTTTTATCGCGCCTATTATCTGCGGCCCAAACCGATCCTGCGCATCATCAAAACCATGCTTGAAGACAAGGACGTTTTTGTCCGCCGCTGCCGCGAAGGCTACGAGTTCTTCAAGAGCCTCAAGCAACGCCGCGAAGACCTCGAAGCCGCCCGCACTGCGCCTCCCACCGCCCAGCCTGCCCCCGCTGTTTAGCCAGAACACTCTGGCGATTGGCGATTGTCATTTTCATCACAGAGCCAACGCGCGGAACGCAAAGGGCTTGTACGCGCAGAATCATAACTTTACTGTAATTGTTGTGAAAAGTTCTCGTCAAACCTCTTTGCGCTCTCTTGCGGCTGAACTGTGCCTGTGGAATCTTCTTCATAACGCTCACTACGAAAAATCGATGAAGATCACGGACGGCGGGCTCGATGATCCGCGCGTGCAGAAGCTTCTCGCGCATCATCTCAATACCGCGCGCGGAGACGGGGCTCGGCAGCGCACACGCGCTTGATTTAAGCGGCTTGAGAAAACCAGACATTCACTTTTGGTCCGGATGGGACGGGGAGCGCGTTATGGCCATTGGCGCTTTGAAACGACTCTCGGAATCCCACGGCGAAATAAAATCAATGCACACCGAGCAGTCATACAGGCGGAAAGGCGCTGATAGCGCTATGCTGCGGCACATGGCCAGGGCGCGTCGAATGGGGGAATGGGGTTATCCCGCTTGAGCCTTGAGACGGGTTCGTGGCCGTATTTCACCCCGGCCCGTGAGTTCTACAAACGACATGGATTTGTGGAGTGTCCGCCTTTCGGCAGCTATGTTCCTGACGCGAACAGCGTGTTGATGACGCTGGAACTCCCGCCAGAGCCATGACATGCACCGACCCCTGTTCCGTAGGAACATCCGAGATCACAACTGTTACTCGGAAAAAACCGCCCCTTTCCAGCGGTACAAAAAAGAGCGACCCAGGCGCAGGCCGCTCTTTTGTCTTCCTAAACAGTCTTTCCTCCTTTAAGTCGATTTGTTCGAGCTGTTCCATTTTTATCATGCCAGGTTGGCAAGGGAATGGGGTAAACACCCCAATTCAAGAGGGCCCCACTCTAAATGACTGTGCCGTGGGGGACCACGCCGTTCTTGGGAATAATCACCACACCATCGCGGATGTAGTACAGCGGGTGATTGGTGTCCTTGGGACTCGCGCCTGGCGTGATCACACAGTTGTTCCCGACCCGCGCATTTTTGTCGATAATGGCATTCTCGATTCGGGTATTTTCGCCGATACCAACCGTTGGGGTTCCCTCCTCGCGGTGGCGCTGAACAGATTCGGCACTTTCATAGTAGTCGCTGCCCATCAGGATGGCGCGGTAGAGCCGGCTGCCGCGCCCGACCTGGCTGCGCAAGCCGAGAATGGTTTGGCTGATGTCAGCCTCATTGATGTGACAACCGTCCGAGACAAGGGATTGGTCGATGCGGCTGGCGTTGACCTTCGAGGAGGGCAGGAACCGGGGGCGGGTGAACACAGGCGAACCCATATCGAACATGTCGAACCGAGGCGCTGGGGAGGCCAATTCGAGACTGACATCGAAGTAATTGCGGATGGTGCCGATGTCCTCCCAAGCACCCTGAAAGACATAGCCCCGCACATGATGGCGGGTGAGCGCCTCGGGAATGACGTGTTTGCCAAAATCACGGCTGGTTTCTCCCAGCAACTCCAGCAGGGCAGCCCGGTTGAAAACATAAATCCCCATCGACGCCAGAAACAGCTCCTCGCCCGCTGGAATATCCAGGCGCAAGCGGGCCTCAGCCGAGAGCTGGAACTCATCCTGCACAGCACGGTCTTTGGGCTTTTCCACAAACCGGCTGATGCGGCCATCGGGTTCCGTGCGCATGATGCCAAAGCCGGGCACGTCTTTGCGAGGCACCGGGATGGTTGCGACGGTGACATCGGCGTTGCTGGCAACGTGCTCGCGCAACAAGGTTCGGTAATCCATGTGGTAGAGCTGGTCCCCGCTCAAGATGAGCATGTACTCGAATGGGTTGCTCTGGAAATGAATGAGATTCTTGCGCACGGCATCCGCTGTGCCCTGGTACCAGGTGGTGTCCGTGAGGGTCTGCTCGGCGGCCAGCAGCTCGACAAAACCGGACGAGAAGTGATCAAATTTATACGATTGCGAGATGTGCCGATGCAGCGAGGCCGAGTTGAACTGGGTGAGCAAAAAGATGCGAAGCAGGCCCGAGTTGATGCAATTGGAAATCGGGATATCCACCAAGCGGTACTTGCCGCCCAGCGGCACGGCCGGTTTGGCGCGGTCCTTGGTTAAAGGAAACAAGCGGGCGCCTTGTCCCCCGCCGAGAATCACTGCCAGCACGTTATGTGCGCCAAAGGGAAGGAATGGCTGCGGCGGAGGCATATCTCAGTGTTTCTCCTTCAAGGTAGCCGCAGCGAGCGCCTCATGAAGTGGGGCAAACTCCGCATGCCGAGCTCTGCGGGTATCAAGGTGGCGCAGGCATCCTCGCCGGGTTAACCGGTCGTCTCGCCCGGTTTTCCGGGTGGCCGGCCAGGACGCCTGGGTTATGGGCCGGTGCGGAGGGCAACTTACCCCAGTTGCAGTTTGGCGCGGCAGGCAGACATAAAGGGAGGCATGCGCTATCGCCCTGGTGAACCCCGCAACAATCCAAAACCGGCCCGCCGCTCCTCTCTGGCTTTGGTGGCCGTGGAGCGCCAGCAGCCGGCCATCGGTCCGCATTGGCCGCTGCTGCCCGCAGAACGCCGCCGCGTCGTCATCGAGCAGGTCCAGCCGGAAATTGACGCTGGCCGGTTCTCCGTGAAGCGGACGGTGGGCGAGAGCGTCGCCGTTGAGGCGGACATCTTCGCCGATGGCCACGACATCCTGTCGGCTGTCATTAAATTTCGTCATGCCGATGAATCGCACTGGTCGGAGTCGCCCATGAAACAGGGGCCAAACGATCGGTGGGGCGGCTCGTTTAACGTGAGCCAACCCGGTTTTTACATTTACACAATCGAGGGCTGGGTCAACCCCTTTCGCTCTTGGCAACGCGACCTGGAAAAGAAAATGGCGGCTGAGATGGATGTCTCGAGCGAGCTTCAAGCCGGTCTTGCCCTTATCGAGCAGGCCGGCCAAAGGGCCGATGGACGATACGGCCAGCAGTTCCGGGCGATTCTTGAATCGTTTGCGGAGCAGAGTCCTTTGCCGCTCCGGGCCAAGGCAGCCAAGGCATTAAACCCGGCCCTGGCCGACCTGGTGGATAAGTATTCGGACCGTCTTCACCGGGTCCGCTATGATCGGGAGTTACAGGTGCTCGTGGACCCGGTGCTGGCCCGCTGCGGCGCCTGGTATGAACTCTTCCCCCGCTCGTGCGCGCCGGAGCCAGGGCGGCACGGCACTCTTGCCGACTGCGCGGCCTGGCTTCCGCGCATTGCGTCCATGGGCTTTGATGTCGTTTATCTTCCGCCCATCCACCCCATTGGGCGCTCTTTCCGGAAAGGCAAAAACAACAGCGTTTCCGCCACGCCAGCAGACCCGGGCAGTCCGTGGGCCATAGGCAGCGAGGAAGGGGGTCACAAATCAATCCACCCCAAGCTGGGAACGCTCGATGATTTTCGGGCGCTGGTCCGCCAGGCGCGCGAGCACAAGCTGGCAATCGCGCTGGACATCGCCTTCCAATGTTCCCCGGACCATCCCTATGTCCGGGAACATCCGGAGTGGTTTCGCCACCGCCCGGACGGCTCGATTCAATACGCGGAAAATCCACCCAAAAAGTACCAGGACATTTACCCTTTGGATTTTGAAACGACCGATTGGCGGGCGCTCTGGAGCGAGTTGAAGAGCATCTTCGAGTTTTGGATGCAGCAGGGCGTGCGCGTTTTCCGGGTCGATAACCCGCACACCAAACCCTTCCGTTTTTGGGAATGGTGCCTGGGCGAACTCAAGCGGGGCGAGCCGGAGCTGGTCTTTTTATCGGAAGCATTCACGCGCCCCAAAGTCATGCGTTATCTGGCCAAGCTTGGCTTTTCGCAATCATACGATTACTTTCCGTGGCGCAACAGCAAACACGAGCTGACGGCTTACTTCACCGAGTTAAAACAGGCAGGACTGCGCGATTATTTCCGTCCCAATCTCTGGACCAATACGCCTGATATCCTGACGCAATACCTGCAGTATGGGGGGCGTCAGG encodes:
- a CDS encoding OmpA family protein: MKLTRFASFLACAALLSLISTGCKHHPPGITPLPGEGVTGQNPGVGPGGTLEAPGSTDTSSGIPSNPAGAHDGWTPNAEVFQADTVHFAFDSSVIRPEDSPKLAAVADYLKANPSAAAKIEGHCDERGTEEYNRALGERRALALREELVRLGIDPTRVDTISYGKDRPEDPGHNEAAWSKNRRGVFILLTPPKGT
- the tatA gene encoding twin-arginine translocase TatA/TatE family subunit, translated to MNLMFGIFNLGGGEIILILALVLILFGAKKLPELAKGLGTGIKEFKKATREVTDEVSHAMDEPPPSPSRRLPSAPEATSQTTEAEPSHTVPQSTSSPKA
- the tatC gene encoding twin-arginine translocase subunit TatC, translated to MVDEPEAELLDQEEQEGGPVKSFLEHLEDLRWVLIKSLVAGCVAMLGCLLAGNYVLDVLKWPLHRAPVPHHGKTQTVRFTFGNNQLGSPFHLSTNEPFASLLGTNAFVRLELAPVVQGTNFVLAVVPHPEPEEAVQERLPIEIINLSPAGSFIVATKVAFYGGMVIAAPFIFYFVSSFVFPALKMRERKYVYRGLFFGVGLFLTGILFCYFVLMPVALAASAQYAQWLGLGVNQWRAEDYIGFVCKFMLGMGLGFELPVVVLTLVKIGVLNYAILSKARRYVIIINVTLGALLTTPEVITQLLMALPLQLLYEVSVWIAWYWERQEKKRQEQAEATAAARA
- a CDS encoding exosortase system-associated protein, TIGR04073 family; the protein is MRNSLPLLAGLALVAALASGCANTERKFGRGVNNMLEVVRGGEMRRTMEQTAIFDGPDVAYTTGFFRGLNRTLARTGIGVYEVVTAPIPPYDPVFTDYFAPGSVYPDNYTPGLLEDSMFATDSNLGFSGGDVAPIVPGSRFRIFDTH
- the ispE gene encoding 4-(cytidine 5'-diphospho)-2-C-methyl-D-erythritol kinase — encoded protein: MSPLLKTLEKASPCKVNLLLNILGKRPDGFHELETVLHPVRIFDQLSFQRGGAGIRLTCAQPGLPTDSRNLVYRAAALFFDAAKINEGVSIRLAKQIPLAAGLGGGSGNAAITLLSLNELFGHPLAQADLERLAASLGSDIPFFLQDKPALGAGRGEKVQPLDWFVALRSAAFLLVHPGFGIATAWAYKELSRFPTALNGRPGRAQQLISLLQGETLQSAGAQLYNSLEAPALEKYPLLWLFQEFLRGHGVAGTLMSGSGSTVFALVQSLSAAEELAEQFKTRFGSTYWIRSVAI
- a CDS encoding DUF3463 domain-containing protein gives rise to the protein MRFPLALTVKIARHIIKHKIRRTPKFALVLQLEPLHTCNLTCTGCGRIREYSTSLKDMMSLEDCLASAQECNAPMVSICGGEPLIYPKIKELVAGLLDQGRIVYVCTNGMFMRRELRDYLAGIYSPSLEPTLKRLLDEKLISDKEAETIRKGKQDDRPAIKPSQWMYWNVHVDGLEYTHDLIVEREGVFKECVQAIKMAKLLGYQVATNTTVYKETDMREIEQMFEFFSALEVDGHTISPGYEYDAAKKDMIKRLGKNPEEFFLTRAMTVEKFANILDWGKRFTIFGTTVYQEFLAGKRDLTCTAWAIPTRNIKGWKAPCYLMTDGHYPHYQEMLDQVDWDKYGVVNGIARDQRCENCMVHCGYDPSGALGTNYQRGDHWKNIKYNFSPKPKPYYQGLKVNAFTGFSAGKGHLAEAKAAVKAGLSGAKSAFQNNGNNSGSCGSGDTSQRDEVLAKMREGRQVEK
- the hpnJ gene encoding hopanoid biosynthesis associated radical SAM protein HpnJ; the protein is MSTLFLSPPSFDGFDGGAGSRYQARREVTSFWYPTWLAQPAALVNDSRLMDCPPHDIGIQRCLDEARHYDHVIIHTSTPSLKNDSKVAEAIKQNRPETCIGFVGAHAAVLPTETLKASKAIDWVGRKEFDYTCKEVAEGRPLETVAGLSYRDREGRIKHNPEREMIADMDALPWVADVYKRNLQIEKYFIGYLLHPYVSLYTGRGCPAQCTFCLWPQTIGGHKYRVRSPQNVADEMAYMKRLFPQVKEFFFDDDTFTANLPRAREIAKKLAPLGLTWSCNSRANLDYDTIKSFKDSGLRLFLVGYESGNEDILTRIKKGVTMDEMRRFTRSCHKAGVVVHGTFILGLPVETRQSIENTIRFAQELDVFSIQVSLAAPYPGTELFEMARQNGWFVKKDKTDLVETDGFQQSALEYPGLAKDEIFEAVDRFYRAYYLRPKPILRIIKTMLEDKDVFVRRCREGYEFFKSLKQRREDLEAARTAPPTAQPAPAV
- a CDS encoding glucose-1-phosphate adenylyltransferase, translating into MPPPQPFLPFGAHNVLAVILGGGQGARLFPLTKDRAKPAVPLGGKYRLVDIPISNCINSGLLRIFLLTQFNSASLHRHISQSYKFDHFSSGFVELLAAEQTLTDTTWYQGTADAVRKNLIHFQSNPFEYMLILSGDQLYHMDYRTLLREHVASNADVTVATIPVPRKDVPGFGIMRTEPDGRISRFVEKPKDRAVQDEFQLSAEARLRLDIPAGEELFLASMGIYVFNRAALLELLGETSRDFGKHVIPEALTRHHVRGYVFQGAWEDIGTIRNYFDVSLELASPAPRFDMFDMGSPVFTRPRFLPSSKVNASRIDQSLVSDGCHINEADISQTILGLRSQVGRGSRLYRAILMGSDYYESAESVQRHREEGTPTVGIGENTRIENAIIDKNARVGNNCVITPGASPKDTNHPLYYIRDGVVIIPKNGVVPHGTVI